Sequence from the Thermocaproicibacter melissae genome:
TGGAACCAATGGGTTTATTTTTTATCTTGTTTGCTGGATTCTGTGATGTCGGCTTTAACTTCCGCCGCCTGCGATGCATCTGTCGCAGTATTACTCGGGTGTTGGGGTGCATCCTTGATTCCATGAAGCAGTATTAGGAAGAATAGGATATAAGCTATCATCATAATAATATGGCCTAAGCCGGCTACACCTGAAATTGTAGAATTAATCGCAGATGATATTTCAAGGTTTAATACTTCGACACATCCACGTATTGCCATCATGATAACTGTTAAGAAAAGTCCGATGTTGTAAGTTATAAAGAATAAATTAAATTTCTTATTCTCAGTTAATGCAAAGGATTTTTCCAGCAGTAATAAAATTAATAAGAATAATGCCCCTAAAACCAACACATGAGTATGTAGACCGCTTAAGACAGTTTGTCCTGTAAAGTGATTTATC
This genomic interval carries:
- a CDS encoding DUF2871 domain-containing protein codes for the protein MKRIARFSFFYCILGMLLGVFYREFTKINHFTGQTVLSGLHTHVLVLGALFLLILLLLEKSFALTENKKFNLFFITYNIGLFLTVIMMAIRGCVEVLNLEISSAINSTISGVAGLGHIIMMIAYILFFLILLHGIKDAPQHPSNTATDASQAAEVKADITESSKQDKK